A region of the Candidatus Zixiibacteriota bacterium genome:
GCTTTTGACGAAAGCGCAATCTGTTGTCCGACGGCAATGCGAGTCTCCTGATCCTCCTCCGATATCAACCGTGCGACAATTTGAAAATCCCCGGGGCGTGCATATTCGGCGAACAACGACAATCGTCGCGGCTCCGCCGGGCTGGTATCGACGAACACGGGCCGATTGAGATTATCGGCCGTCATCCCAACGAAGCAGGAACCGAAGCGGTAAGAGCACCCGACACCTGCGGCAGCCGCCCTGAGCGAACCATAGCCGCCGCCGAATTCGAGTCGACGACCACTTAGAATTATCCCGACTGCGAGCGAACGTCCCGCCCAGCCCAACATCCCTCGCAGCGTCTGGTCGATAAAAAGGTCACTCCGGCCAAACTGGCTTACCCCGAACGCCGCCACCAACCGGGAACGACGGTACTCCACCGCCGCGGCATACGTGGTAAATTCTTTCATCTCATACTGCTGCAGATAATCGACCTGAAACGACAAGCCCTCCGGAGCGGAACAAGACAACACCGTCAGACAATCAGCCGGTCGCGGTTGAGACAAAATCACGGCGCCGCCCAATGCCTCGTTAGTCGTCGATTCCACCTCGAAAGACTGAGCACTGACTGTCGCCGGGATCAAAAGCATTAACAGGATGACCGGAGATAGAAATTTCATCGCGCCACCACCACCGCTGCTTTACGAGCATCACCGCCGCCGATCTCGAAACAAATCAGATACATCCCCACCGCCACCCGTTTGCCGGCATCGTCGCAGCCGTTCCAGTAATACTCGTTGGAGCGATAAACACCGTCTTTCAGATCGCACACCTCGCGTCCGGCCCGATCGAATATCCTGAGTTCGAACTCGGTCAAATCAGGGGCGTTTAGACGAATCAAACAGCTATCGTCCACACCGTCACCGTCCGGCGAAAAAATGTTCGGGAGGACCTCCATCGCAACCGAGCCGCCGGTCTCTGAGAAAACCACATCGTTGCTTTCCCCCGGAGATCCTCCGGCCTGTTCCGAGCGTCCCCAGACATCAAAATACTCGTCGGTCTCTCCCCGGCACCAGGAGTGGTTGTTATCGAATACCTCGTCATAGGGACAGGCGTCGGCCACGAGACCGTACGGATCGATCAAGCGTACGGTGTCGACATCATCGTTCAAACGCGACCAGGCCGTCGGTTCGACCACTGCCGCCTCATCGAGCAGGTAGTACGAGAGCATTGCCGTAACGTCCTGTGCGACCACGATGCGCTCTCCCGGCCGGAGAACACCGGCATCGGTTAACGGGTAACATTGACGTGCATCGCCGATTTGCCATGAATCAAGATTCCAGTCCTGATCGGAGCGATTGTACAGCTCAACCCACTCACTCCCCAAACCATCCTTTGGATTGGGGAGAAACTCCGTAATAACCAGCGGCGGATAATACCGGCCCGGGACAATCACCTGCAAACGGTTGTTGTCCGGGCGGTCATCATCGGGCAACGATACCACAAACGAGGTCCACAGTTCGTCCAGGTTCATAATGAAAACAACGACAATGTCGGCGCCGGGATCGAGCGGATTTACGGTTTCCGAAATCATGCCGGGACTTCCCGTAAGAATCAAGTCCGCCATCGTCGACCCGAGCATCCCCTGGTTCTTGACCGTGATACGTATATATGTCTGCCGGTTCTCCACGGAGCAATCGACAGCGACAATGGCCAGATCGCGCTCCACCGGGGTGGTTGAGTTGATCCGCCCCGGCGTCGATCCGCTGATATCCTCACACGGGCCGATGACATCACCGCTCGGTTCATGCCGCTCCCAGGAAACACCGTCGGCGCCGGATTCATTCCAATCGAAACGAGATATCTCGGCATAAGCATCCCACAGCCTCACCGAACCGCCGGAGTTAGTCAAACCGAAATCCGCCTCCAGTGGAGCACCGATAGTTATTTCCTCATCGCAATCACCCCAGACACCGGAGGAATCTCCCCAGTATCCTTCGAACGACGCCGAACCGTCGGCCGCCGTTAAACAAC
Encoded here:
- a CDS encoding lamin tail domain-containing protein encodes the protein MIRLVVAVIALLASLISDGQGQVVVNEVMANEPGAFRNLEWIELISTSAVPVNLTEFVLYTDGDTVLFSEGLTITPGEFLILCRCLTAADGSASFEGYWGDSSGVWGDCDEEITIGAPLEADFGLTNSGGSVRLWDAYAEISRFDWNESGADGVSWERHEPSGDVIGPCEDISGSTPGRINSTTPVERDLAIVAVDCSVENRQTYIRITVKNQGMLGSTMADLILTGSPGMISETVNPLDPGADIVVVFIMNLDELWTSFVVSLPDDDRPDNNRLQVIVPGRYYPPLVITEFLPNPKDGLGSEWVELYNRSDQDWNLDSWQIGDARQCYPLTDAGVLRPGERIVVAQDVTAMLSYYLLDEAAVVEPTAWSRLNDDVDTVRLIDPYGLVADACPYDEVFDNNHSWCRGETDEYFDVWGRSEQAGGSPGESNDVVFSETGGSVAMEVLPNIFSPDGDGVDDSCLIRLNAPDLTEFELRIFDRAGREVCDLKDGVYRSNEYYWNGCDDAGKRVAVGMYLICFEIGGGDARKAAVVVAR